Genomic segment of Trichoderma breve strain T069 chromosome 7 map unlocalized scaffold00007, whole genome shotgun sequence:
CCTCGGTTGCTTTTTGCATGGCAAGCGAGGACAGCCTCAGACGAGGCAGGATGGCTGAGTCGGCGCCCTTGCAAATGACTGAGATGCGACCATCGGGATATCGGACGACAATGGACATCCTCTTGCGGGCACTGCTAAATTCGATAATGTCCAGGATATCATACTTTAACCGCTCAACACTCCCATCGGTCTGGGTCACTTGAACCGTGATTTGTTTCGAATTTCGTTGAACAACCGAATATCCCATTTCTTGAGCGGCCCTTACCAAAGCTAGTTCATCCGGAGAGGCGGCTTGAAAGTCCATTTTCCCGTCCTTATTTTCCGGCAAGCATGAGTGGCATAGTGCCATGGCAAGCAGATactcttttgttttcctgGTAAAAGCTGAATGCGGCCGCGATTTCATGTACTCAAGCAAGTCTGTGGTGTTGACATCAGGCTGAACATGGTCTGGTCGACCGGTTGATCGCCATTGAGACGAAGATCGCCTTCCTCCCATTGACGGCCTTGGAGACATTGGTGTGTCCATAGCCTCAGGGCCATCCTCGTGAATTACAACAGAGAGGCGGTCCCTCCGATACACCGAAGGGGACCGGCTTGGGAATTCAGGCTCCTTAACAATCGACGAAGCACTATCAGACCCATCCACCTGTGGCTGAGGTTCCAAATCCATCTCATGAAGCCAGACAGTACCAGCAACGCTGATTTTGCGGAACTTCATGACATTGTCCGTGAGTGTGCCCGTTTTGTCTGAAAAGATGTAACCGACCTGGCCGAGGTTCTCGAGGATAGTGTTTGTGTTGCATCGTGCTGGTGTATCCGATTCTTCGTCATACATGTCGATATCCGAATTCAAAAGAAGCAACTGTCCAATCTTGACGATTTCCAGACTTACATATAACGATAGAGGAATAACATTGTTGAACATGATGATAAAGGCGATGATAATCTCATGGAAGGGAACACTAGCATCGTTCAAGTACCAGGAATGTCGCTCGGTGCTCTTTTGCCAGCGAATATAGCCCATTGACACCCCAACGGAAAGGATGACGACGTAGAAAGCCAGTGTGATGACAATTCGGTTCACCACCCTCTCCAAAGccggcttctttgcctttgggTGCCTGTTTGAGTTCATGCGTAGCTTACATTCCTCTCCGGTGTTGAGAACGATTCCAATAGCACATGTTGTGTTACGAAGTACGCTGCCACGATACACTATTTCGTTAAGTGTCAAGGGCATCGCTTTTTCGTTGACCGTTACTTTTCCATTGAAGTTGAACAGATCCGGATTTGGGTCCTCGGCAACAAATTCGGCAGCACACTTGGCAATGCCTTCGATAGTGTCACATCCCTCGAGCGCATGGCACACTTGCTTGCTCTTGAGGTTCGTCTCGCCATCAAGCGCCATAGTATCGACATAAGCCAAGTTGTTTTCTCCGTCGCTGTAGAGAAGCGCAATATCGGCAGGTACAGGCTCGTCGCGCGCAAGTCGGATGACATCTCCAACTTTGATATCGGCCCATCTCGTCGGCACCCATCGAACGCCTTGGAACTCTTCGTCGGGAACAGGCAGCGGCTCGCTAGTCGTTTTCGTATGGAAAGGGTTATATCGATCCAGAAAGTGTGCTGGCCTAGACTTGCCAGTGTACTTGTCCTCCTTGCCGAGTATCGTCGCAAAGTTTGCGTTTTCAACCTTGTCCAGCCGGTGTCTTCGATAGTCGTCGTAGCCCTCCTTAAACATGGTCAAGCAAACGAAGAACAGGAGGGGAAGAATCGTCGTGTAGGAACCGGTCGTTGAGAGGCCAGGAATCTGCGGCCAGCTAATTAGGTacggaagcagaagaagcagagtGACAGGCAGAACATACCATCTGAGGAATTCCAACGCAGAGGAAATAAAAGTTACCAACACGGGTaaattggaagaagagctgcttgGGAATAAAATTCCACAGAGTATAGCGAGAAGTGCGAATGCTATTGGAGATGTACGCCTGCCCGCGCCGAGTATCGATCAAGGGCTCGTCATTGTCGAGTCGCAAGGGTATCTTCCTGCCATCCTTTGAGGCGGCCAGCTGGCCTCGCTGTAAAATGGGCTCGACGACGGCCTTCTGATACACTGAATTGGCGACATGGCGAACGCGCTGGACGACAGAGGTCTTGGTAGGCGGAATTGCAGCCTCGGCGCAGCTTCGAGGGTATTCGGCGACGCTGCTGGCCTCGTTGGACGGGGATTGTTTTAGCCCATCGGCCATGATGGC
This window contains:
- a CDS encoding cation transport ATPase (P-type) domain-containing protein, encoding MADGLKQSPSNEASSVAEYPRSCAEAAIPPTKTSVVQRVRHVANSVYQKAVVEPILQRGQLAASKDGRKIPLRLDNDEPLIDTRRGQAYISNSIRTSRYTLWNFIPKQLFFQFTRVGNFYFLCVGIPQMIPGLSTTGSYTTILPLLFFVCLTMFKEGYDDYRRHRLDKVENANFATILGKEDKYTGKSRPAHFLDRYNPFHTKTTSEPLPVPDEEFQGVRWVPTRWADIKVGDVIRLARDEPVPADIALLYSDGENNLAYVDTMALDGETNLKSKQVCHALEGCDTIEGIAKCAAEFVAEDPNPDLFNFNGKVTVNEKAMPLTLNEIVYRGSVLRNTTCAIGIVLNTGEECKLRMNSNRHPKAKKPALERVVNRIVITLAFYVVILSVGVSMGYIRWQKSTERHSWYLNDASVPFHEIIIAFIIMFNNVIPLSLYVSLEIVKIGQLLLLNSDIDMYDEESDTPARCNTNTILENLGQFRKISVAGTVWLHEMDLEPQPQVDGSDSASSIVKEPEFPSRSPSVYRRDRLSVVIHEDGPEAMDTPMSPRPSMGGRRSSSQWRSTGRPDHVQPDVNTTDLLEYMKSRPHSAFTRKTKEYLLAMALCHSCLPENKDGKMDFQAASPDELALVRAAQEMGYSVVQRNSKQITVQVTQTDGSVERLKYDILDIIEFSSARKRMSIVVRYPDGRISVICKGADSAILPRLRLSSLAMQKATEHLDDFATEGLRTLLFAQKFVSEQEYRSWKKLYDDATTSLTDRQEKIEAAGEMIEQAFELVGGSAIEDKLQKGVPETIDRLRRANIKIWMLTGDKRETAINIAHSARICRPGSDLYILDVTKGSLETQLSAMAEDLHAGSIHSVVVIDGQTLAVVEKSEALSVQFFAIMLKVDSVICCRASPAQKALLVQTVRGKLKKYRGKNRRGLTLAIGDGANDLAMIQASHVGIGISGKEGLQAARVADYAIAQFRFLQRLLLVHGRWNYIRTAKFIICTFWKEMFFYLPAAQYQRYNGYTGTSLYQSASLTVFNTLFTSLCTICMGIWEQDLSAETLLAIPELYIYGQRNMGLNFWKYMRWMVLAAIEGVITWNGIWAGYGWVSPAPKDENLYAIGSLVFTVGVLWINWKLFIFETHYKSAVVMACFFVTTAGWFAWLAFLDGVYGATPSGVYDIRHTFTKLWGADAVWWSTVFIVLSFMGMIELLFKAAKRAMLVAGLWHWPPWQKKRLGDNVEEWDLELWQEMEQDPVVKKKLAKMARDHDELDLDGEEEEEEDDIFDQIEIDISRRQ